The genomic interval CCGGTAGGCCCAGCGCTCTTAAAATCATCACATTCGTATTGATAGGCTCCGCTTTTTTGATAACCAGCGCGGCCATTAAGCAGGCGTATTACTAAATGGAAAACTTCTCCCCCGCACCCAAAAGCaactttttttgtattatttaacacagatttaatattaattgtaaATGTTAAGAGTTGTGAACAATTCCCTGTGCATATATTGACGCCATATAAACTGGATAAAACTGACCCGGTTGCAGTCTTTTAAGGCGCATGCAGTATTAATCAATAAGGCGTGGCATGCATATATTAATTAACATTATATTAAGCTAACATATAGAATTTCAAGCAATAAATGATAATGCATAATCAGTGAGATATTTGCTCGCTTCTATCAATTAACTATACCTTAagtaaaacttaaaattaagGTTGATCAAATGTTGCGAAATTGACagcaaaattgtaaaatatgcgCTAATAAATTAAGACTTCAATACAAGTATATGAGAAATGGAATtatctataatattatatGATCTATCAgtataaatttaaagcaatATCCTTAGAAACTCTAAGGTTTCTTCCCATTCGGGTAAGTGGAAATGTAAACTTgtttaaaatatcaaaataaaatatccaTATCAAATGaatacaacattttaatatattaccGTTAGACCAAAGACAATATGAACACAGTGTTTATACGGCGGGTATACATTTAATAATTCCGATTTTAATCAAACTGTGCAAAAGTGTATAAACCATAGTACAAATATATTCGAGCGATAGTTCCTATCAGCTTTAGTGGTGCAATTAAAACTCTTAAAACCTccataaaattcaaatttatcaAGTTATTATAACCATagttgttaaaaacaaaaagttcatcataaaaattaaattcgtaCCAATATTGTTCGATTAGGAGAACTCCCCCTCTCATGTCTGAATTATTATTAgattcttatttaaataagggtatatataaaaatgtaaatatatacttagtaTTAGTAGGAGGAGGATAGTGCTACGTGCTACTTGAAtgcatgagaatcgcatagtagggcATCTCTtgaaaatacttttttattataGAGCGGCATGCATGAAAACGTGAAAATACTTACATACTTTCTTAAAGACATGCATAAGAATTTATATGGACACATATGCAgctacatacatgcataaatatatacattaataaatatatgcatacataagtaCACAAACGCATACATGCTTACAAACTTACATTCAATTATACATACATTCGTTCATGCATACAaagaaatatgcatatatacattcatGTATGCATACCAGAATACATcaaagcatacatacatacattcatacatataagACTGCATATTAACATACTTGCATGCATAAACACATACGCGCATGCACATATGTGCGTGCATAAAACATGCAAGCataaatacatgcatgcatacaaatatttacacatgatacataaattcattaataagtacatgcatataaatacatcCATCCATTGATGCATACATAAGAATATTACTACATGCATGCAGGCATAtgtacattcatatatacCAGAAAGGAAGTAAGCTTTATCAGTCTTTGGTAAAagtgaaaatatataacagACAACCTGGCGTTGCCCGGCCCAAGCTGATATCTTCGCAGTTGAAAATTCTCGTCcgtgaaattatttaaattaagataATAAGAGATAAATCACCAGATGAAACAGATAATTGacagaaaaacaagaaactcATCAACTCTGTGGGAGAGATAGACACAACTCGTAACATGTTTCaagtcaaatatattttaaatgcaagaACCTAACGCTCTTTTAGCTGCACCCAAAAATCTGGAGGCGTTATAATTAAGCCACTGTTATTCTTGGTTAGATCTGGTAGTGTATCGCCGGGCGCCAGGGTATAGTCGAAGTTCTGCAGCATGGCTGTGGTCATCAGGAAGAGCATGTTCCGTGCAAAGGTCTCGCCGGCACACAGACGCTTGCCGGCGCCAAAGGGCAGGGATACGTCCAGCTTGAGGCACAATTGACCCTGATTGTCCAGAAAGCGTTCGGGCCGAAACTTTTCGGGATCCGACCAAATGCGTTTGTCCATGTGATAGGCATACAGGCTGGGTATGATAACAGTGCCCTGTGAAAAGATAAAAGAGAAGTTCGATAGCTAACGCAATTTCGTGAGATCATCTTATTAACGCACCTTAGGTATGCGATAGCCCATCAGTTCGGTATCGTTAAGTGCTTTGTGTGGCACATTCGATGGCACCAATGTCTCAATGCGCAGATTTTCACGTATGGTCGCCTCCGTATATGGCATATTCTTGCGATCCTCCAACGTGGGCAAACGTCCGCTGCCCACCACCTCATCGATCTCGCGTTGTACGCGTTTCGCGACCTCGGGATAGAGCATCATGTACTGGACAATCAGTGACAATTGGGAACCAATTGCCGTGAAGGCGGGAAATGAGAAGTCGACGAGGCCCATGATGAATTGCTCCCGATTAAAGCCATATTCTTCGGGCAGGCCCTTTTTCATCTCGGCTATATAGAGATCCAGAAAGTTGCGCTCGCTGCAGTCATCATAGCTATCAATGTGACGATCCACAAATTCCGAAAAGTAGGCACGTACATATAAATTTGCCTCATTCAACTTGTTATAGCCGCTCGCCTCCGGCCAGATGTATCGTATCCAGGGTATTATGCTCAACAATCTGCCGTAGTCGTCCGCATTGCGCTGGAACTGTAAGCCCAACTGAACAAGCTTCACTAACTTGGCCATTTCAGACCGGGCCAGGCGCTCGTTGTACAAAATGTGAAAGTGACTATTGGCCGAGAAGGGATTAAAGAGCAATGGCAATTGCACCCGATAACCGCCCGGCTTTACCA from Drosophila virilis strain 15010-1051.87 chromosome 2, Dvir_AGI_RSII-ME, whole genome shotgun sequence carries:
- the LOC6637005 gene encoding probable cytochrome P450 304a1, producing the protein MLTALLLALCSIIFLYLSYKYAVGRPAGFPPGPPRLPIFGSYLFMLLIDYKYLHKAALILSKWYKSDIIGLFVGCFPVAVVHNGEGVREILNDQTYDGRPPLFLSKMRDPGDCVRGIFFQEGILWKEQRRFILRYLRDFGFGRRFDQLELIIKEEITDMLDMIRNGPRYEHEHHLVKPGGYRVQLPLLFNPFSANSHFHILYNERLARSEMAKLVKLVQLGLQFQRNADDYGRLLSIIPWIRYIWPEASGYNKLNEANLYVRAYFSEFVDRHIDSYDDCSERNFLDLYIAEMKKGLPEEYGFNREQFIMGLVDFSFPAFTAIGSQLSLIVQYMMLYPEVAKRVQREIDEVVGSGRLPTLEDRKNMPYTEATIRENLRIETLVPSNVPHKALNDTELMGYRIPKGTVIIPSLYAYHMDKRIWSDPEKFRPERFLDNQGQLCLKLDVSLPFGAGKRLCAGETFARNMLFLMTTAMLQNFDYTLAPGDTLPDLTKNNSGLIITPPDFWVQLKER